A single genomic interval of Apis cerana isolate GH-2021 linkage group LG14, AcerK_1.0, whole genome shotgun sequence harbors:
- the LOC107994056 gene encoding uncharacterized protein LOC107994056, with translation MNRKKMVVGRASLSFPTPDGILDVDQILDTDPWKQIDNFVQHNFRQNLLDEFNQRLKLNPTIAPSESKSPAKKQGTTSSRTPRKSGTAATKPKTNGGKSAAKEKKSVDRSKEPKGKEIAGKKENGGKGVPKAKETVSGTVKGGEKKEEKQSKVTKENKCEKQGSQKLNSIAKKNSMGVSSARKKKENVVNVRASEKSIKGETAARKNDKVEGKAGEGNESLMNSVDKSRSVISMSQLKTSTPKRNIAGIISSSIGKENAIARYNVSAKGDYSVRSDVSVKSDVSVKSDVSVKRMHCSSTIRATSIDLNNNETTTTSKIEKKMENKEAGVAKLEHKNMILGKIKEETTLGSKEISRISMNEKKTLTLSCKKQDKKEASAENKIGKYEKRLLERRERRRKRNIKRHERKAEQAMEEFSHHVTRIVKKMGYLSEFSSCSSSEDDVSSYSDSYDTYSESSKGSSYYYSYSSRSSCSCSSSSTTFL, from the exons ATGAATCGGAAAAAGATGGTGGTGGGAAGAGCGTCGCTCTCCTTTCCAACGCCGGACGGTATACTCGACGTGGATCAAATTCTCGACACGGATCCGTGGAAACAGATCGACAATTTCGTGCAACACAATTTCAGGCAAAACCTGTTGGACGAATTTAACCAACGGTTGAAACTGAATCCCACGATCGCGCCATCAG AGAGTAAGAGCCCGGCAAAGAAACAGGGAACGACGTCATCGAGGACGCCCCGTAAAAGTGGAACCGCGGCGACGAAGCCGAAAACGAACGGAGGGAAATCGGCggcgaaggagaagaaaagcgTTGATCGCTCGAAGGAgccgaaaggaaaagagatcgCAGGGAAGAAGGAGAATGGAGGAAAAGGAGTTCCAAAGGCGAAGGAGACCGTTAGCGGCACCGTTAAGGGtggggaaaagaaagaggagaaacaATCGAAAGTaacgaaggaaaataaatGCGAGAAACAAGGCTcgcaaaaattgaattcgatcgcgaagaaaaattcgatgggGGTGTCGTCGGCccggaagaagaaggagaacgTCGTGAACGTCCGTGCGAGCGAAAAATCGATCAAAGGAGAAACGGCAGCGAGGAAAAACGACAAAGTAGAGGGAAAGGCGGGGGAGGGGAACGAAAGCTTGATGAACAGCGTGGATAAATCGAGAAGCGTGATTTCGATGTCGCAGCTTAAAACAAGCACGCCGAAACGTAACATTGCTGGTATTATTAGCAGTTCCATTGGGAAGGAAAATGCTATCGCAAGGTACAACGTTTCGGCGAAGGGAGATTATTCCGTGAGGAGCGATGTTTCCGTGAAGAGCGATGTTTCCGTGAAGAGCGACGTTTCCGTGAAGAGGATGCACTGCTCGTCCACGATTCGTGCAACGAGCATAGATTTGAACAACAACGAAACAACAACAACGAGCAAGATCGAGAAGAAGATGGAGAATAAAGAAGCGGGTGTGGCGAAACTCGagcataaaaatatgattttgggAAAGATCAAGGAGGAGACGACGCTCGGGAGCAAGGAAATATCGAGGATATCgatgaatgaaaagaaaacgcTAACGTTGAGTTGCAAAAAGCAGGATAAAAAAGAGGCGTCGGCAG AGAATAAGATTGGAAAGTACGAGAAACGGTTGCTCGAGCGGCGAGAAAGACGACGGAAAAGGAACATAAAACGGCACGAAAGAAAAGCGGAGCAAGCCATGGAAGAGTTCAGCCATCACGTTACTCGCATCGTGAAAAAAATGGGTTATTTGTCGG AATTCAGTTCGTGTTCCAGTAGCGAAGATGACGTTAGCAGTTATTCCGATTCCTACGATACTTATTCCGAATCCTCGAAAGGATCGTCTTACTATTATTCTTACTCTTCTCGTAGCTCGTGTTCTTGCAGCAGCTCGTCTACCACGTTTTTATAA